In the genome of Leucobacter luti, one region contains:
- a CDS encoding GntR family transcriptional regulator: protein MPVPTTPSKESRKTLREVAEEKIRAAIFDGTLEPGEALNDAALQGWLGVSRTPIREALNDLARVGLVEMVPQRYTRVARPRPEDRTAILQTLGALMGGVVRITVPDLTAPQRETILAALDNLMPLVQAQDALTHGQRGWELVDLFIDFCPNHILVRATRETIDSLAFQLAATRTDSSTDWESLREGYPELRAAVAHDDAVAAELAIEHVFRLSAPTR, encoded by the coding sequence ATGCCAGTACCCACTACACCGTCGAAAGAATCCAGAAAAACACTTCGCGAAGTTGCTGAGGAAAAGATACGGGCTGCGATCTTCGATGGAACGCTTGAACCTGGAGAAGCGCTCAACGATGCAGCGCTTCAAGGATGGCTCGGTGTCTCACGCACGCCTATTCGAGAAGCCCTCAACGATCTTGCACGTGTCGGACTGGTGGAGATGGTCCCTCAGCGGTACACCCGGGTTGCGAGGCCAAGGCCCGAGGACCGAACCGCCATTTTACAAACGCTCGGAGCCCTCATGGGGGGTGTCGTGCGAATCACCGTCCCAGACCTCACTGCCCCTCAGCGGGAGACGATCCTCGCGGCACTCGACAATCTCATGCCACTCGTTCAAGCCCAGGATGCGCTCACTCATGGCCAGCGTGGGTGGGAGCTTGTTGACCTCTTCATAGATTTCTGTCCGAACCACATACTGGTGCGCGCTACACGCGAGACGATTGATAGCCTCGCCTTTCAACTCGCAGCAACTCGCACCGACAGCAGTACAGACTGGGAGAGCCTCCGGGAGGGGTACCCAGAGTTGAGAGCGGCCGTCGCACATGACGATGCCGTCGCCGCCGAACTCGCGATCGAACACGTCTTTCGGCTCTCGGCACCGACTCGCTGA
- a CDS encoding cell wall metabolism sensor histidine kinase WalK, with protein sequence MKASTSALGPSFLRAWRQRFTIRTRLTVAFTALLGVAGAAIVFTVTVFMRTVPEYVTVGVQEERSGDFASAPDVGAASLRLGSDAAPAQGIVLRDPAAILNTSFVVSLIVLAVLVATGAAVAWVISGKMLRPLQAINQAAKLASTGSLDHRVALQGPKDELHDLSDTFDMMLGRLDDAFQTHRRFAANASHELRTPLAATETMLEVALSDPNITAEELRTVASRVLETNRRNAETVEALLALTEIEYLPRTHEPVSLHTLIQDVLASTRGEAMAMDLTLQVTLTPCMVVGDEAVLRQALTNLITNAIRHNQHGGVVEIAASDATDEVQILIENTGHPLTNERIQQLREPFARGDGRVEGGRRGHGLGLAIATTAVESHGGDVCLTPRTGGGMTALITFPTSTEIDLPAPRCGEVLTSKVTARTGADTSAELITQADT encoded by the coding sequence ATGAAAGCTTCCACAAGCGCACTCGGGCCGAGCTTCCTTCGTGCATGGCGCCAACGGTTCACCATTCGAACCCGGCTCACGGTTGCCTTCACGGCGCTGCTGGGCGTCGCCGGAGCTGCCATTGTGTTTACCGTCACGGTATTCATGCGAACAGTGCCCGAATACGTCACTGTTGGCGTCCAAGAGGAGCGATCAGGAGACTTCGCTTCCGCACCCGACGTCGGTGCAGCGTCCCTGCGCCTCGGAAGCGATGCTGCTCCAGCGCAAGGGATTGTCCTCAGAGATCCGGCCGCCATCCTCAATACCTCGTTCGTCGTTTCCCTGATCGTTCTCGCAGTCCTCGTCGCCACTGGTGCCGCCGTGGCGTGGGTGATCTCAGGGAAGATGCTTCGCCCGCTTCAAGCCATTAATCAAGCCGCCAAGCTCGCGAGCACCGGGTCGCTCGATCATCGAGTCGCACTGCAGGGCCCGAAAGACGAACTTCACGACCTTTCCGACACGTTCGACATGATGCTCGGGCGGCTCGACGACGCGTTCCAAACGCACCGTCGTTTCGCTGCGAATGCCTCTCACGAACTCCGGACACCGCTGGCTGCGACAGAAACGATGCTCGAGGTGGCATTGTCCGACCCGAATATCACCGCTGAAGAGCTCCGCACTGTGGCCAGTCGCGTGCTCGAAACGAATCGTCGAAATGCAGAGACCGTCGAAGCGCTTCTCGCGCTCACAGAGATCGAGTATCTGCCAAGGACCCACGAGCCGGTCTCCCTCCACACGCTCATCCAAGACGTCCTCGCCTCGACTCGCGGGGAAGCCATGGCGATGGATCTCACGCTTCAGGTCACTCTCACCCCCTGCATGGTGGTTGGCGACGAAGCCGTCCTCCGCCAGGCACTGACGAATCTGATCACAAATGCCATCCGCCACAACCAGCATGGCGGCGTCGTGGAGATTGCCGCCTCTGATGCGACCGACGAGGTGCAGATACTCATCGAGAACACCGGCCATCCCCTCACAAACGAACGCATTCAGCAGTTGCGGGAGCCATTTGCCCGCGGTGACGGGCGTGTTGAAGGGGGACGTCGCGGGCATGGCCTGGGCCTGGCGATCGCCACCACAGCAGTGGAAAGCCATGGTGGCGATGTGTGCCTGACCCCCCGGACTGGGGGCGGCATGACCGCCCTGATTACCTTCCCCACTTCGACGGAGATAGACCTCCCGGCACCCAGGTGCGGGGAGGTGCTCACCAGCAAAGTCACCGCGCGCACGGGAGCAGACACCTCGGCCGAGCTCATCACTCAGGCTGACACGTAG
- a CDS encoding response regulator transcription factor, with product MRTLIVEDEIYLAEAIRTGLRREMMAVDMVHDGHTAVEYLSVNDYDIVVLDRDLPGLHGDDVCAWVTAHRPECRVLMLTAAHSLRDKVAGFEQGADDYLAKPFAFPELIARIRALGRRAGASHPPVLEAEGIRLDSFRREAYRDGRLLRLANKEFAVLELLMSAAGGVLSTETLLEKAWDENADPFTNTVRVTLSNLRKHLGEPGLIHTVVGSGYRFGAAE from the coding sequence ATGCGCACATTGATCGTCGAGGACGAGATTTACCTGGCCGAAGCCATTCGTACAGGTCTTCGGCGCGAGATGATGGCAGTGGATATGGTCCACGACGGCCACACAGCAGTGGAGTACCTGTCTGTAAATGACTACGACATCGTCGTGCTTGACCGAGATCTTCCGGGTCTCCACGGAGATGATGTGTGCGCTTGGGTCACTGCACATCGCCCAGAATGCCGCGTCCTGATGTTGACGGCCGCCCATTCGCTCCGCGATAAGGTGGCGGGGTTCGAGCAGGGCGCCGATGACTACCTTGCGAAGCCCTTCGCGTTCCCTGAACTCATAGCGCGGATTCGGGCGCTTGGCCGAAGGGCCGGAGCATCCCACCCACCGGTGTTGGAGGCAGAAGGGATCCGGCTTGATTCCTTTCGCCGGGAAGCGTATCGAGACGGCAGGCTGCTTCGCCTCGCAAACAAGGAGTTCGCAGTGTTGGAGCTTCTCATGTCCGCCGCTGGCGGGGTGCTCAGCACAGAGACCCTGCTGGAGAAGGCCTGGGACGAGAACGCCGACCCATTCACGAACACCGTCCGAGTGACGCTTTCCAATCTCAGAAAGCATCTCGGCGAGCCCGGCTTGATCCACACCGTTGTCGGATCGGGATACCGATTTGGGGCCGCAGAATGA
- a CDS encoding peptidoglycan-binding protein — protein sequence MSDGPDVKQLEENLSAAGHFGYTPDEEFDWNTKNAIDLWQESTGQAETGRIDLGRVVFSASSVRIADVLASVGDRVGPGIPVVKLSALQQAVTADLKLGDQKLAVLDTPVEIKLPGGAATTGKITGIGQPTERESNGSKSVVIPLTVTLDTPEDAQGIQKANVTVDVPSETREGVLSVPVEALIALPDGGFGVETAHADGTTSKVPVTTGLFAGGRVEVSGEKIKAGMEVVVPGS from the coding sequence ATGTCGGATGGCCCTGATGTGAAGCAATTAGAGGAGAACCTCAGCGCGGCAGGGCATTTCGGATACACACCGGACGAGGAGTTTGACTGGAATACGAAGAATGCCATCGATCTCTGGCAAGAATCCACCGGCCAAGCAGAGACCGGCCGAATTGATCTGGGACGTGTCGTTTTTAGCGCTTCGAGCGTTCGCATCGCGGATGTCCTCGCCAGCGTGGGAGACCGGGTCGGGCCTGGTATTCCAGTGGTGAAGCTCTCCGCCTTACAACAGGCCGTCACGGCCGACTTGAAGCTCGGCGACCAGAAACTGGCCGTGCTTGACACACCTGTCGAAATCAAATTGCCCGGCGGGGCTGCGACGACGGGAAAGATCACGGGTATCGGTCAGCCCACCGAGCGTGAATCGAACGGCTCAAAATCTGTGGTGATCCCCCTCACAGTCACGCTCGACACACCGGAGGATGCCCAAGGTATCCAAAAAGCCAACGTGACAGTGGACGTCCCCTCGGAGACTCGTGAAGGAGTCCTCTCAGTGCCAGTGGAGGCGCTGATTGCATTGCCGGACGGCGGGTTTGGAGTTGAGACAGCTCATGCGGATGGGACCACGTCGAAGGTTCCGGTAACGACGGGCCTGTTTGCTGGCGGACGCGTAGAAGTATCCGGCGAAAAGATCAAAGCTGGGATGGAAGTTGTGGTGCCAGGCTCATGA
- a CDS encoding ABC transporter ATP-binding protein, whose product MIPIIELNAVERSYGEPPVRACAGVDLVVQEGELVAIVGPSGSGKSTLLNLIGTLDRPTAGTARIGGADVQTLSDQELSALRAHRIGFVFQQFHLSDGVTAVDNVADGLLYLGEPRSARRSRARKALDRVGLGHRHDHKPHQLSGGERQRVAIARAIVGDPLLLLADEPTGNLDSQSGMAIVKLLELLNRQGTTVVVITHDVELAKKFPRQITIKDGRIVDDSSRVGVHT is encoded by the coding sequence ATGATTCCGATCATCGAGCTCAACGCCGTCGAACGGTCCTATGGCGAGCCACCTGTGCGCGCATGTGCTGGGGTCGATCTCGTGGTGCAGGAGGGCGAACTTGTTGCAATCGTCGGGCCGAGCGGCTCTGGCAAGTCAACCCTCTTGAACCTCATTGGCACGCTGGATCGGCCTACCGCTGGCACCGCGAGAATCGGTGGCGCCGATGTCCAAACGCTCAGTGACCAGGAGCTCTCCGCACTGCGGGCGCATCGCATTGGCTTCGTCTTCCAACAGTTTCATCTCAGCGACGGCGTCACCGCGGTCGACAACGTTGCTGATGGCTTGCTCTACCTCGGTGAGCCTCGGAGCGCGCGTCGAAGTCGTGCCCGGAAAGCGCTCGACCGGGTGGGCTTGGGGCACAGACACGACCACAAACCGCACCAACTCTCTGGTGGTGAGCGTCAGCGTGTGGCGATCGCGCGCGCGATTGTCGGTGACCCCCTCCTACTCCTCGCGGACGAACCGACGGGAAATCTGGATTCCCAATCGGGAATGGCCATCGTGAAGCTCTTGGAGTTGCTGAATCGGCAAGGCACCACGGTCGTCGTGATTACACATGATGTCGAGCTGGCCAAGAAGTTTCCCCGCCAGATCACCATTAAAGATGGGCGAATCGTCGATGATTCTTCCCGGGTGGGAGTGCACACATGA
- a CDS encoding ABC transporter permease: MKTMTGVRLRSRLRFSDIVHLGGSGLRTRPLRAVLSALGIAIGIGAMIAVVGISTSSQAQLNAQLDALGTNLLTAEANTSMFGDETQLPPSTIPKARQMDGAESASGTAKLNVNVYRSELVNESETGGISVLATDLDLLDVTATEMDTGSWLNSSTAAYPAVVLGADTATSLGIHTVGSQVWLGGQYFTVVGILAASPLAPELDLAALIGLDIATSMFEFDGSPSTVYQRVDEQLVDQVRDLLPASVNPQAPEEVAVSRPSDALAAKFAADQAFTGLLVGLGSIALLVGGIGVANTMIISVLERRREIGLRRALGATRAHIRRQFLSEALLLSALGGVMGSVLGALVVAVVGALNGWPFSVPPGLFGAAIGSTLGIGAVAGLYPAARAARTPPTAALSI, from the coding sequence ATGAAAACGATGACCGGAGTACGTTTGCGCTCACGGTTGCGGTTCTCGGATATTGTCCATCTCGGCGGTTCCGGGTTACGCACCCGTCCTCTGCGAGCAGTCTTGTCTGCGCTCGGGATCGCTATCGGGATCGGAGCGATGATCGCTGTCGTGGGAATTTCCACGTCGAGTCAGGCACAGCTCAATGCTCAGCTCGATGCACTGGGCACGAACCTTCTGACTGCTGAGGCGAACACCAGCATGTTTGGAGACGAGACACAGCTTCCACCCAGCACGATACCGAAGGCACGTCAGATGGACGGTGCAGAGAGCGCAAGCGGGACTGCGAAGCTGAACGTGAACGTCTATCGCAGCGAACTCGTCAACGAATCTGAGACTGGTGGGATTTCGGTACTCGCGACGGATCTCGACCTGCTCGATGTGACCGCGACGGAGATGGACACCGGGTCATGGCTGAACTCTTCCACCGCTGCGTACCCGGCGGTCGTTCTGGGGGCCGACACGGCCACGAGTTTGGGAATACATACCGTTGGTAGTCAAGTCTGGTTGGGTGGGCAGTATTTCACTGTCGTGGGAATCCTTGCCGCGTCGCCTTTGGCTCCCGAGCTGGATCTCGCGGCGCTCATCGGCCTGGATATAGCAACGTCGATGTTCGAATTTGATGGCAGTCCATCCACGGTGTATCAACGAGTCGACGAGCAGCTTGTCGATCAGGTACGCGACCTGCTGCCAGCATCAGTGAACCCACAAGCGCCAGAGGAAGTGGCAGTCTCTCGCCCATCGGATGCACTCGCAGCCAAGTTCGCTGCAGATCAAGCCTTCACTGGCCTGTTGGTTGGGTTGGGATCAATCGCCCTGCTCGTGGGGGGCATTGGGGTGGCGAACACGATGATCATTTCCGTGCTTGAGCGGCGGCGTGAGATCGGCTTGCGCCGTGCTCTGGGGGCGACTCGAGCACACATTCGTCGGCAATTCCTCTCTGAAGCGCTGCTGCTTTCAGCCCTCGGCGGAGTAATGGGGTCGGTACTGGGCGCCCTCGTTGTCGCAGTAGTCGGGGCCCTCAACGGCTGGCCCTTTTCTGTACCGCCAGGGCTTTTTGGGGCAGCGATAGGAAGCACCCTGGGCATTGGGGCGGTTGCTGGTCTGTACCCGGCCGCGCGCGCAGCGCGAACACCGCCCACGGCGGCGCTGAGTATCTGA
- a CDS encoding RNA polymerase sigma factor → MKRATFQSVSDTDTLKDSLARMVPELVGYFNRRLGNLDDASDAAGDTLVEVLRSPQKIPSDPIRFRQYVFGIARHVLARTRRGRIRNNEIADRLKAELKGSEQYAAIPEDPLLADAIGRLGGKDQELLLLVAWEGFSIVEAGATLGLKPDAARKRYSRLKQALRAQLG, encoded by the coding sequence GTGAAACGCGCCACATTCCAGAGCGTCTCCGATACTGACACCTTGAAAGACTCCCTGGCGCGAATGGTGCCAGAACTCGTGGGGTACTTCAATCGGCGGCTGGGCAATTTGGACGATGCCTCGGACGCAGCAGGAGACACGCTCGTCGAGGTCCTCCGTTCTCCCCAGAAGATTCCTTCTGACCCCATCCGCTTTCGGCAATACGTGTTCGGAATTGCGCGTCATGTACTGGCCCGTACTCGGCGTGGCCGGATCCGGAACAATGAGATTGCTGATCGGTTGAAGGCTGAGCTCAAGGGTTCTGAACAGTACGCTGCTATTCCTGAGGATCCACTCCTCGCCGACGCAATCGGGCGTCTCGGGGGGAAGGATCAGGAGCTCCTACTTCTGGTCGCGTGGGAAGGGTTCAGCATCGTGGAGGCGGGCGCCACGCTCGGCCTGAAGCCTGATGCTGCAAGGAAAAGATACTCGCGACTCAAACAAGCACTCAGGGCTCAACTCGGGTGA
- a CDS encoding adenine phosphoribosyltransferase encodes MPENPSTSASSQPTPNSAALQRAESLILEVPDYPAAGILFRDITPLLADGPAFRATVDALIAPFAGTFDVVAGLEARGFLFASAAAYASGAGLMPVRKAGKLPRPAAQVDYALEYGVAVVEAHDDFPRGSRVLLIDDVLATGGTLIAAHALMRELGYEVAGTSVLFEIEDLGGRAALNDPQLHTVFHS; translated from the coding sequence GTGCCTGAAAACCCCAGTACGTCCGCCAGCTCGCAACCAACGCCGAACTCTGCGGCGCTTCAGCGCGCTGAGTCGCTGATCCTCGAGGTTCCTGATTACCCCGCAGCCGGGATCCTGTTCCGCGACATCACGCCGTTGCTCGCGGACGGCCCAGCATTCCGCGCCACGGTCGATGCACTGATCGCACCCTTCGCGGGCACCTTCGATGTTGTTGCCGGGTTGGAAGCCCGCGGCTTCTTGTTCGCCAGCGCCGCCGCATACGCGAGCGGTGCCGGGCTCATGCCAGTCCGCAAGGCAGGCAAACTGCCCCGACCTGCCGCGCAGGTTGACTACGCACTCGAGTACGGCGTCGCCGTTGTCGAAGCGCACGATGATTTCCCTCGCGGATCCCGGGTGCTCCTGATCGACGACGTACTCGCCACCGGCGGCACTCTCATCGCAGCGCACGCGCTGATGCGCGAACTGGGATACGAGGTCGCAGGGACCTCGGTGCTGTTCGAGATCGAAGATCTCGGCGGCCGTGCAGCGCTCAACGACCCGCAGCTCCACACCGTCTTCCACAGCTAG
- a CDS encoding DUF2207 domain-containing protein has protein sequence MSKDAKPARRGLPGADFFDLAGSDPELLNSGRIPDPAPEHTPLFRWLARVLTGVEARLRARGDAVWRNALRIFWALIAAVGILLLFGPIINKPLDFDDVIASAKVDEVDWVARDASVEYDVTRGASGGFAAAISERYTADFRNGPEPSVERVLVTEFAGHDAEFELGEVTVDGTPVTAEIERRSTTTTIRITQPDGAEFEGEHEIAVSYQLHNLIVTATDDATGSIVDAWDWPVFGPLWPQATKGIEVSLTLPAELDAALIRKPQAYVGWLLASATQWLTPEDPASSGAEPSSTSGSEVRYSFSNDQSLPPYPDILIRASFEQGTFTQPDTTALFWWQSYGPLLPLGVLAALALFAAAARRVVWADNAGDPWYLARSEPPQKLSPDLAAALLGKAAHAELVAELADVPGRGAKRERWFSRLARASRRAGRWGNLPTVREAASRWRRPDEVVDRGLRWVPDSYVRDFFVFAPVAITLFQWGLLRQLSEQVILSVVWWPAVFVLLSTVFAIISLVLVRRPRPLTRAGALAVQQLKGVHVFARATRLLDRGPLTDPLLPYAVLFASPRRAGKRVAALAIEETGDPSITNGWRGSRFLPLPAILALGAALAVLAGAIVTVSTVSPPYDDTEHYTEDSSNLPGTLYTETAGFDVRAELGRGADGGARLEVTELLTVVFADGSSRVPQYAREWSTQYLGQDLGFDLTSVTIDGAAAPVREIAQPRSHVVVTQFQDALQGTHEIEVRYTLNGAAVAASDGVGEAQQVRWAAWLETWEDEYYTNPSNPYDGSAVVRPLRLELTVAPELAKELRGGGWIDLDLDLPRIPGAVGNAVLPWQVESSWYDDTGQRRELRIGAETLREDGALVLIFDADAVETREIDALGEGGSFAVDPEVNDNFGAYELQVGAYTELGARLDFPADTFAGVEEGAMQRALAAYNRPYAMMMWLTGGVLAAAIAITTVAALRRRAPGLGLSLVGFLGIPLLLIAQCVLFWWIVGPMASSDAQGTGAFILSGVTWVAVVVQFVVLVRRLGRAGGE, from the coding sequence ATGAGCAAAGACGCGAAGCCAGCACGCCGGGGGCTGCCCGGTGCAGACTTCTTCGACCTCGCAGGGAGCGACCCGGAACTGCTGAACTCCGGGCGGATCCCTGACCCAGCTCCCGAGCACACCCCGCTGTTTCGCTGGCTCGCCCGAGTCCTCACCGGGGTCGAGGCGCGGCTGCGAGCCCGCGGCGACGCTGTCTGGCGCAATGCGCTCCGTATCTTCTGGGCCCTGATTGCAGCGGTGGGGATCCTGTTGCTGTTCGGCCCGATCATCAACAAGCCGCTCGACTTCGACGATGTCATTGCCTCAGCGAAAGTAGATGAGGTCGATTGGGTGGCGCGTGACGCCAGCGTCGAGTATGACGTCACCCGTGGCGCATCGGGTGGCTTTGCGGCAGCGATCTCCGAGCGGTACACCGCGGACTTCCGGAACGGTCCCGAACCGAGCGTCGAGCGGGTTCTTGTCACCGAATTCGCGGGGCACGACGCCGAGTTCGAGCTCGGGGAAGTGACCGTGGACGGTACCCCGGTCACGGCCGAAATTGAACGCCGCTCCACCACCACCACTATTCGGATTACGCAACCCGACGGGGCCGAGTTTGAGGGGGAGCACGAGATCGCCGTCTCGTACCAGCTCCACAATCTCATCGTCACCGCCACCGATGACGCGACGGGCAGCATCGTTGACGCCTGGGACTGGCCGGTGTTCGGCCCCCTCTGGCCGCAGGCCACCAAGGGGATCGAGGTCTCGCTCACGCTGCCGGCTGAGCTGGACGCAGCACTGATTCGGAAGCCTCAGGCGTACGTCGGTTGGCTGCTCGCGAGCGCCACCCAGTGGCTGACGCCTGAGGACCCAGCGAGCTCAGGGGCGGAACCCAGTTCCACGTCTGGATCCGAGGTGCGCTACAGCTTCAGCAATGATCAGAGCCTCCCGCCTTACCCGGACATCCTGATCAGAGCAAGCTTCGAGCAGGGCACCTTCACACAACCGGACACCACGGCGCTGTTCTGGTGGCAGAGCTACGGCCCGCTCCTCCCGCTGGGCGTCCTCGCGGCTCTCGCGCTTTTCGCGGCGGCCGCCAGACGAGTGGTCTGGGCCGACAACGCAGGTGACCCCTGGTACCTTGCACGGAGCGAGCCACCACAGAAGCTCTCACCAGACCTCGCGGCTGCGCTGCTCGGCAAAGCAGCGCACGCTGAGCTGGTCGCGGAGCTCGCTGACGTCCCCGGTCGCGGCGCGAAACGGGAGCGATGGTTCTCTCGACTCGCTCGTGCAAGCCGACGGGCTGGCCGCTGGGGCAACCTTCCAACCGTGCGCGAGGCCGCTTCACGCTGGCGCCGCCCGGACGAGGTTGTCGACCGAGGCTTGCGCTGGGTACCTGACAGTTACGTGCGCGACTTCTTCGTCTTCGCGCCCGTCGCAATAACGCTGTTCCAGTGGGGGCTCCTGCGCCAGCTCTCAGAGCAGGTTATTTTGTCAGTCGTCTGGTGGCCGGCGGTGTTCGTGCTGCTCTCGACCGTGTTTGCGATCATCTCACTCGTGCTGGTGCGTCGCCCGCGCCCGCTTACCCGCGCGGGTGCGCTCGCCGTGCAGCAGTTGAAAGGCGTGCACGTGTTCGCTCGTGCCACGCGACTCCTGGATCGCGGGCCGCTCACCGACCCGCTGCTGCCGTATGCCGTGCTCTTCGCCTCCCCCAGGCGCGCAGGCAAGCGGGTCGCGGCCCTCGCGATCGAGGAGACCGGGGATCCGTCGATCACGAACGGCTGGCGTGGCTCCCGGTTCCTGCCGCTCCCCGCGATTCTCGCGCTCGGCGCAGCGCTGGCCGTGCTGGCGGGCGCGATCGTGACGGTATCGACCGTATCGCCGCCCTACGACGACACGGAGCACTACACCGAGGACTCGAGTAACCTCCCCGGCACCCTGTACACCGAAACCGCTGGGTTCGATGTGCGGGCGGAGCTCGGCCGCGGTGCGGACGGCGGAGCCCGTCTGGAGGTCACCGAGCTTCTGACTGTGGTGTTCGCCGACGGCTCCTCGCGCGTGCCGCAGTATGCGCGGGAGTGGTCGACGCAGTATCTGGGCCAGGATCTCGGTTTCGATCTCACCTCGGTCACCATTGACGGCGCGGCCGCACCGGTGCGCGAGATTGCGCAGCCGCGCAGCCACGTCGTGGTGACCCAGTTCCAGGACGCGCTTCAAGGTACACATGAGATCGAAGTGCGCTACACGCTGAACGGCGCAGCGGTCGCGGCGTCAGACGGTGTGGGCGAAGCTCAGCAGGTGCGCTGGGCGGCTTGGCTCGAGACCTGGGAAGACGAGTACTACACGAATCCGAGCAACCCGTACGACGGCTCCGCAGTCGTGCGCCCGCTCCGGCTGGAACTCACTGTGGCCCCCGAACTCGCGAAAGAGTTGCGTGGGGGCGGCTGGATCGATCTGGATCTCGACCTCCCGCGCATCCCAGGCGCAGTCGGAAACGCCGTACTCCCGTGGCAGGTCGAGTCCTCCTGGTATGACGACACGGGGCAGCGCAGAGAGCTCCGGATCGGAGCAGAGACTCTCCGCGAAGATGGCGCGCTCGTGCTGATCTTTGACGCCGATGCTGTGGAAACGCGTGAGATCGACGCGCTCGGGGAAGGCGGCTCGTTCGCTGTCGATCCTGAGGTCAACGACAACTTTGGCGCGTACGAGTTGCAGGTGGGGGCTTACACCGAGCTGGGTGCGCGGCTCGACTTCCCGGCAGATACCTTTGCGGGCGTTGAGGAGGGGGCGATGCAACGCGCGCTCGCCGCATACAACCGCCCGTACGCGATGATGATGTGGCTGACGGGGGGAGTGCTCGCAGCGGCCATCGCGATCACCACCGTTGCTGCGCTCCGACGGCGCGCACCAGGACTGGGACTGAGTCTGGTCGGATTCCTCGGGATCCCGCTGTTGCTCATCGCCCAGTGTGTGCTGTTCTGGTGGATCGTTGGCCCGATGGCCAGCAGCGATGCGCAGGGAACCGGCGCGTTTATCCTCTCCGGGGTGACGTGGGTTGCAGTCGTCGTCCAGTTCGTCGTCCTGGTTCGCCGCCTCGGCCGGGCGGGTGGAGAATAG